The Lucilia cuprina isolate Lc7/37 chromosome 5, ASM2204524v1, whole genome shotgun sequence genome includes a window with the following:
- the LOC111676822 gene encoding pH-sensitive chloride channel 2 gives MTNIYFQIFTKVLLITLVLIVTQINTTALASTDDEECPSLENANTLQQSQLIQRLTHVCRYDRLERPIQYSTGNGERLPITVKARIYIYYMQNLNSDLLQFKMHALLQLRFIDKRLAYTNYAPNRKENILGQKHLSERLWLPHIFFANERESSILGTDEKDVLTSISPEGQVIISTRLQATLYCWMNFKKFPFDEQYCSTVLESWMYNTTELVLEWEEKTPISFDPDMRLTEYNMQHYWYNETVVNSNEVHFRHGAFIGNYSSLSFTVNLNREIGFYLMDYFLPSMMIVAISWVSFWLQADASPPRIMLGTSTMLSFITLSSSQSKTLPKVSYIKVSEVWFLGCTFFIFGSLVEFAFVNTIWRRKENIELKKVNSKYILKSTLTPRPARRELGLNNQSRTRSCSSLDNIVSSTESVMNGNVNPGFNNYLTVHNLPIITTQCVDNVSISSNQNSADHVINMDNKDANNKNGENTTFTSMTPQEIAMWIDRRSRFLFPIMFLAFNALYWTFVYCF, from the exons atgacaaatatatattttcaaatttttacaaaagtactATTAATAACCTTGGTACTAATTGTCACACAAATAAATACAAC AGCGTTAGCCAGCACAGACGATGAAGAGTGTCCGTCACTCGAAAATGCCAATACATTGCAGCAATCTCAATTAATACAAAGACTAACGCATGTCTGCAGATATGATCGTCTAGAAAGACCCATAC AATATAGTACAGGTAATGGAGAACGTCTACCGATTACCGTAAAGGCTCGAATTTATATCTATTACATGCAGAATCTTAATTCTGATTTGTTGCAATTTAAAATGCATGCTTTACTACAGTTACGTTTTATTGACAAACGTTTAGCCTACACGAATTATGCCCCTAATCGTAAGGAAAATATATTGGGACAAAAACATTTAAGTGAACGCCTCTGGCTGCCACATATATTCTTTGCCAACGAACGTGAATCTAGTATATTGGGTACAGACGAAAAAGATGTTCTAACCTCAATATCACCCGAAGGTCAAGTAATTATTTCGACACGTTTACAGGCGACTCTATATTGTTGGATGAACTTTAAAAAGTTTCCATTCGATGAACAATATTGTTCCACAGTGCTCGAAAGTT gGATGTATAATACCACAGAATTGGTGTTAGAATGGGAAGAAAAGACGCCCATATCTTTTGATCCTGATATGCGTTTAACGGAATATAATATGCAACACTATTGGTATAATGAAACGGTGGTTAACTCAAATGAGGTGCATTTCAGACATGGTGCTTTCA ttGGCAATTACAGTTCGTTGAGTTTTACCGTAAATCTTAATCGTGAAATAGGTTTTTATCTTATGGACTATTTCTTGCCCTCCATGATGATTGTAGCCATTTCCTGGGTATCATTTTGGTTACAAGCTGATGCCTCACCACCGCGTATTATGTTGG GCACCAGCACTATGTTGTCGTTTATTACTTTATCATCTTCCCAAAGTAAAACTTTACCTAAGGTTAGCTATATTAAAGTATCTGAAGTTTGGTTTTTGGGCTGTACATTCTTCATTTTCGGCAGCTTGGTGGAATTTGCCTTTGTCAATACCATATGGAGAcgtaaagaaaatattgaacttaaaaaagtcaatagtaaatatattttaaaatcgaCTTTAACCCCACGTCCGGCTCGTCGTGAATTGGGCCTTAATAATCAATCGAGAACCAGATCTTGCTCTAGTTTAGATAATATAGTCTCCAGTACGGAGAGTGTTATGAATGGCAATGTTAATCCAGGTTTCAATAATTACTTAACGGTGCAT aaTCTACCAATAATAACCACGCAATGTGTCGATAACGTCTCAATATCGAGTAATCAAAATAGTGCCGATCATGTTATAAACATGGATAATAAAGATGCTAATaataaaaatggcgaaaataCAACATTCACCTCCATGACACCACAGGAAATTGCCATGTGGATTGATAGACGATCACGTTTTTTGTTTCCTATCATGTTTCTTGCCTTCAATGCTTTATATTGGAcatttgtatattgtttttaa
- the LOC111676825 gene encoding JNK-interacting protein 1 isoform X1 → MADSEFEEFHRPIFEAHTIQYTNSTVSGAKKPNPHTFYSLIPNDDLEDSPSSKSDTSDQEDNGDCNKNNRQVEDDEIGDGLKVVSLSSDGSLDTNDSFNSHHHHPLNHQDAIGGLVGIGSSNTHNGSHQVNHSTHSLPIGILNNQQQQQQQQQQRRRRKLPEIPKNKKSSILHLLGGGGGGGVGAGGNGFEQSSLADEMSNGQGVGRNRGMTGPQGRHNQRSFLTLKHSYLLDEDSSPDSERLQSLGDVDSGHSTAHSPNDFKSMSPQITSPVSESPIPQPFGGVPFAHLEMLEATHRGLHKFIPRHHDEIEIEIGDPVYVQKEADDLWCEGVNLRTGRQGIFPSAYAVDLDYNEFDPTVQQVKKERYLLGYLGSVETLAHKGTGVVCQAVRKIVGEYGNSPTGQVCILEISDQGLRMVDRSGPNNKKDKKPCIDYFYSLKNVSFCAFHPRDHRFIGFITKHPTVQRFACHVFKGSESTRPVAEAVGRAFQRFYQKFIETAYPIEDIYIE, encoded by the exons ATGGCTGACAGTGAATTCGAGGAATTTCATCGTCCAATATTTGAAGCACACACAATACAATATACCAATAGTACCGTTAGTGGTGCCAAAAAACCAAATCCTCATACATTTTACTC TCTAATACCCAATGATGATCTGGAGGATTCCCCTTCTTCGAAAAGTGACACTTCAGATCAGGAGGACAATGGTGattgcaataaaaacaacagacAAGTGGAAGATGATGAAATTGGCGATGGTTTAAAGGTGGTATCGTTGTCATCGGATGGTTCCTTGGATACCAATGATTCATTTAATTCACACCATCATCATCCATTGAACCATCAAGATGCTATTGGTGGTTTAGTGGGCATTGGCTCCAGCAATACACACAATGGCTCGCATCAAGTAAACCACTCGACTCACAGTTTACCCATTGGCATATTAAAtaatcaacagcagcaacaacaacaacaacaacaaagacgtCGCCGAAAGTTGCccgaaattcccaaaaataaaaaat CTTCCATTCTGCATCTTTTAGGTGGTGGTGGTGGGGGTGGTGTTGGTGCTGGCGGCAATGGCTTTGAACAGTCATCTTTGGCCGATGAGATGTCCAACGGTCAGGGTGTTGGTCGCAATCGAGGAATGACTGGTCCCCAGGGACGGCATAATCAACGATCATTTTTGACGCTCAAACATAGTTACCTTCTAGACGAGGATTCCAGTCCCGATTCGGAACGTTTACAAAGCTTGGGTGATGTTGACAGTGGTCATAGTACTGCTCATTCTCCAAATGATTTCAAGAGCATGTCTCCACAAATTACTTCTCCTGTATCGGAATCACCCATTCCACAACCCTTCGGTGGGGTGCCTTTTGCCCACCTTGAAATGCTAGAGGCCACACACAGAGGTCTGCACAAATTTATACCACGTCATCATGATGAGATCGAAATAGAAATCGGTGATCCAGTGTATGTACAAAAGGAGGCCGATGATTTATGGTGCGAGGGAGTTAATTTACGAACTGGCCGTCAAGGCATCTTTCCCTCAGCATATGCCGTTGATTTGGACTATAATGAATTTGATCCAACCGTGCAGCAGGTTAAGAAAGAACGTTATCTATTGGGTTATCTCGGTTCGGTGGAGACCTTAGCCCATAAAGGCACGGGTGTGGTTTGTCAAGCGGTGCGTAAAATTGTCGGTGAATATGGTAATTCGCCCACAGGTCAAGTATGCATTCTGGAAATATCTGATCAAGGTTTACGCATGGTAGATCGTTCCGGACCGAAT aATAAAAAGGATAAGAAACCTTGCATTGATTATTTTTACTCGCTCAAAAACGTATCTTTTTGTGCGTTTCACCCAAGGGATCATCGTTTCATTGGATTCATAACCAAACATCCAACGGTACAACGTTTTGCATGTCATGTTTTTAAAGGATCTGAATCAACTAGACCTGTAGCAGAGGCTGTGgg acGTGCATTCCAACGTTTCTATCAAAAATTCATTGAGACGGCTTATCCCATTGAAGACATCTACATtgaataa
- the LOC111676838 gene encoding uncharacterized protein LOC111676838 encodes MSDCCNSELRSESINNMLNVIVDSKIISIEVFTAAVAILFVVVLLKNKFRNFCGT; translated from the coding sequence ATGAGTGATTGCTGTAATAGTGAATTACGCAGCGAATCCATAAACAACATGCTGAATGTCATTGTAGATTCCAAAATTATAAGTATTGAAGTATTTACGGCAGCTGTGGCGATACTCTTTGTGGTGGTCCTACTGAAAAACAAATTTCGTAACTTTTGCGGAACATGA
- the LOC111676831 gene encoding cytochrome b-c1 complex subunit 8 produces the protein MRLTSYLNGQHFGNLAKIHNIVTYKISPFEQRAFAGAIKNGVPNMFRRFRSNVFIVTPPFIVGYLIFNLVEAQHHHLTRKNPAEFANDE, from the exons ATGCGTCTTACCTCTTACTTGAATGGTCAACATTTCGGCAACCTTGCCAAGATTCACAATATTGTGACCTACAAGATTTCTCCCTTCGAACAGAGAGCCTTTGCCGGCGCTATTAAAAATGGTGTACCAAACATGTTCCGCCGTTTCCGTTCCAATGTTTTCATTGTTACACCAc cTTTCATTGTTGGTTATTTGATTTTCAATTTGGTTGAGGCTCAACATCATCACTTGACACGCAAGAACCCTGCCGAGTTCGCAAAtgatgaataa
- the LOC111676825 gene encoding JNK-interacting protein 1 isoform X2, with product MADSEFEEFHRPIFEAHTIQYTNSTVSGAKKPNPHTFYSLIPNDDLEDSPSSKSDTSDQEDNGDCNKNNRQVEDDEIGDGLKVVSLSSDGSLDTNDSFNSHHHHPLNHQDAIGGLVGIGSSNTHNGSHQVNHSTHSLPIGILNNQQQQQQQQQQRRRRKLPEIPKNKKCGGGGGGVGAGGNGFEQSSLADEMSNGQGVGRNRGMTGPQGRHNQRSFLTLKHSYLLDEDSSPDSERLQSLGDVDSGHSTAHSPNDFKSMSPQITSPVSESPIPQPFGGVPFAHLEMLEATHRGLHKFIPRHHDEIEIEIGDPVYVQKEADDLWCEGVNLRTGRQGIFPSAYAVDLDYNEFDPTVQQVKKERYLLGYLGSVETLAHKGTGVVCQAVRKIVGEYGNSPTGQVCILEISDQGLRMVDRSGPNNKKDKKPCIDYFYSLKNVSFCAFHPRDHRFIGFITKHPTVQRFACHVFKGSESTRPVAEAVGRAFQRFYQKFIETAYPIEDIYIE from the exons ATGGCTGACAGTGAATTCGAGGAATTTCATCGTCCAATATTTGAAGCACACACAATACAATATACCAATAGTACCGTTAGTGGTGCCAAAAAACCAAATCCTCATACATTTTACTC TCTAATACCCAATGATGATCTGGAGGATTCCCCTTCTTCGAAAAGTGACACTTCAGATCAGGAGGACAATGGTGattgcaataaaaacaacagacAAGTGGAAGATGATGAAATTGGCGATGGTTTAAAGGTGGTATCGTTGTCATCGGATGGTTCCTTGGATACCAATGATTCATTTAATTCACACCATCATCATCCATTGAACCATCAAGATGCTATTGGTGGTTTAGTGGGCATTGGCTCCAGCAATACACACAATGGCTCGCATCAAGTAAACCACTCGACTCACAGTTTACCCATTGGCATATTAAAtaatcaacagcagcaacaacaacaacaacaacaaagacgtCGCCGAAAGTTGCccgaaattcccaaaaataaaaaat GTGGTGGTGGTGGGGGTGGTGTTGGTGCTGGCGGCAATGGCTTTGAACAGTCATCTTTGGCCGATGAGATGTCCAACGGTCAGGGTGTTGGTCGCAATCGAGGAATGACTGGTCCCCAGGGACGGCATAATCAACGATCATTTTTGACGCTCAAACATAGTTACCTTCTAGACGAGGATTCCAGTCCCGATTCGGAACGTTTACAAAGCTTGGGTGATGTTGACAGTGGTCATAGTACTGCTCATTCTCCAAATGATTTCAAGAGCATGTCTCCACAAATTACTTCTCCTGTATCGGAATCACCCATTCCACAACCCTTCGGTGGGGTGCCTTTTGCCCACCTTGAAATGCTAGAGGCCACACACAGAGGTCTGCACAAATTTATACCACGTCATCATGATGAGATCGAAATAGAAATCGGTGATCCAGTGTATGTACAAAAGGAGGCCGATGATTTATGGTGCGAGGGAGTTAATTTACGAACTGGCCGTCAAGGCATCTTTCCCTCAGCATATGCCGTTGATTTGGACTATAATGAATTTGATCCAACCGTGCAGCAGGTTAAGAAAGAACGTTATCTATTGGGTTATCTCGGTTCGGTGGAGACCTTAGCCCATAAAGGCACGGGTGTGGTTTGTCAAGCGGTGCGTAAAATTGTCGGTGAATATGGTAATTCGCCCACAGGTCAAGTATGCATTCTGGAAATATCTGATCAAGGTTTACGCATGGTAGATCGTTCCGGACCGAAT aATAAAAAGGATAAGAAACCTTGCATTGATTATTTTTACTCGCTCAAAAACGTATCTTTTTGTGCGTTTCACCCAAGGGATCATCGTTTCATTGGATTCATAACCAAACATCCAACGGTACAACGTTTTGCATGTCATGTTTTTAAAGGATCTGAATCAACTAGACCTGTAGCAGAGGCTGTGgg acGTGCATTCCAACGTTTCTATCAAAAATTCATTGAGACGGCTTATCCCATTGAAGACATCTACATtgaataa